Proteins found in one Pseudomonas sp. P8_241 genomic segment:
- a CDS encoding SIR2 family protein has protein sequence MSGTSSMRFFCDGPNIPDLLLERRDQGRVVFLCGAGVSLNAGMPTFLDLTKHVMDFFDPPESSQVATSFQPWVEEDEGPKTPLDQIFHLLYQEYGRADVNALVAERLCADSGGSESKEHKIVSRISSDQAGNPQVVTTNFDLLFEQTLDGKSGIIYEPPAFPDISLGVPLTGLIYLHGRLKEPDASQHSYVLSSADFGRAYLSEAWATNFIRALLGSYTVVLVGYQAEDPPVRYLLQGLNHDGLSDRSNLYAFDKGDPEEIEAKWRDRGVTAIAYKDHPHLWQSLGAWADRADNARGWRSKVIDLAMQSPRQIAAFERGQVTHLVRTAPGARLFASADPSPPAEWLCVFDSACRVAKKSKSYGEDAEIFDPFQEYALDDDPPRPLAPGRLLRSLHDNIFEWRRGDTNPSASHRLGGRQAVGFEEMPPRLNYLSNWISKNLGSTVTAWWALRQNGLHPRLMAGIRRELRKKTKLHQEGRRIWNLILEHQSDSRNFSQDSDWFELKDRIEVEGWTSSVLRDFEDVTKPILSYSLPFGIGASKPPFQSWEEICSTELAVWEVKFPDRHGEAIDIPDEALESVFNIVEGHLHRAAGLLKDLNINYFTTPTCYPNREVDGQEHERDATFRWFVELLIRMIRHLPTKTRAHAIMWSTDDKYYFRKLKLFAMNHADLFEADEAAEVVLNLNQELFWDDGVIRELMFLINDRWESYSEANRIALADRILNGPDKREQWSEDEFLNFKLQIACRCTKWLTLQGRDLSKDQTARLDEMIAKLPEWNDGWASSFVTQHYGYSGSVVVDEAPDTIIDLPVKEVLEQAKICQQRAFRSFTEKRPFSGLVKANPRKALASLSYEARKGEYPQEFWSTLIREWPENTKSRLFRFFLIRLCGLPDESIKELRYAIGQWIEKRFLTAYQFDKDLAWKTFDHLVSGLTAGKGGAGESGDGEIRGFGEIVRRSRRTVDYAFNRPIGNTTEGLLNTLNSLGLSEGQGIPEDFKTRLELLIAAPGDQSDHTVSLLTQQINWLYYLDPKWVMGRIMPWFNFENSASEPAWNGYLSAAKIPPLEIGMELKPLLLELFPTIYLWDWDHGLVEIAAQIVVELAVFHSDKPDGLNVKEARHCLRSMNDQNRQDSVTQLGKIGQREENGWSIHVIPFINTVWPRERAFRTSTLVRSWVSLLLQTGESFPTVLNSVFRFLVPVEGVRHWLYRFSRGARDEQSLTVMYPEAVLQLIDAVIPNSAENIPYELAQILEILEETDPNLVQSRSFLRLINLVEGS, from the coding sequence TTGAGTGGCACTTCGTCTATGCGCTTTTTTTGTGACGGACCAAATATTCCTGACTTATTACTAGAGCGACGAGATCAAGGCCGAGTCGTGTTTCTCTGTGGGGCTGGCGTTTCCCTAAATGCTGGAATGCCAACATTTCTTGACCTCACCAAACACGTCATGGATTTTTTTGATCCGCCCGAGTCGTCTCAGGTAGCGACATCCTTTCAGCCATGGGTAGAGGAGGACGAAGGTCCAAAGACCCCTCTAGACCAAATTTTTCACCTGCTCTATCAGGAATACGGAAGGGCCGATGTTAACGCGTTAGTCGCAGAGCGCCTTTGTGCTGACTCAGGGGGGAGTGAAAGCAAAGAACATAAAATTGTTTCGAGAATATCGTCAGACCAAGCGGGAAATCCTCAGGTCGTGACCACTAACTTTGACCTTTTATTCGAGCAGACCCTAGATGGAAAGTCGGGCATTATCTACGAGCCGCCAGCGTTTCCAGACATCAGCCTCGGAGTACCATTAACGGGTCTCATTTATCTTCACGGCCGACTTAAGGAACCGGATGCCTCTCAGCATTCCTATGTGCTTAGTAGTGCAGACTTTGGACGAGCGTATTTGTCTGAGGCTTGGGCGACAAACTTTATACGTGCCCTCCTAGGCAGTTACACCGTTGTTCTGGTTGGCTACCAAGCTGAAGACCCGCCAGTGAGATACCTCCTTCAGGGGTTGAACCATGATGGTTTGTCGGACCGATCCAACCTTTATGCATTTGATAAGGGAGATCCCGAGGAAATTGAAGCGAAATGGCGTGATCGCGGCGTAACTGCAATTGCTTACAAGGATCACCCCCATCTTTGGCAAAGTTTGGGAGCCTGGGCAGATCGGGCCGATAACGCTCGGGGGTGGAGGTCCAAAGTAATTGATTTGGCGATGCAAAGTCCCCGTCAGATCGCTGCCTTCGAACGAGGGCAAGTAACCCATCTGGTACGTACTGCTCCAGGCGCACGGTTGTTCGCAAGCGCTGATCCCTCTCCTCCGGCAGAGTGGCTGTGTGTTTTTGACTCCGCTTGTCGAGTGGCTAAGAAAAGTAAAAGTTACGGCGAGGATGCCGAGATTTTCGACCCTTTTCAGGAATATGCCCTCGATGACGATCCTCCTCGGCCCTTAGCGCCTGGACGCCTTCTCCGTAGTCTGCATGACAATATATTTGAATGGCGTCGTGGCGATACCAATCCATCTGCCTCTCACAGGCTTGGAGGTCGGCAGGCAGTAGGCTTCGAAGAAATGCCTCCAAGATTAAATTATCTCTCCAACTGGATTTCCAAGAATCTGGGCAGCACTGTTACTGCCTGGTGGGCTCTGCGTCAGAATGGACTGCATCCGAGATTGATGGCTGGAATTCGACGTGAACTAAGGAAAAAAACAAAACTTCACCAAGAGGGAAGACGCATTTGGAATCTCATTCTTGAACACCAGTCCGACAGTCGAAATTTTTCCCAAGACAGTGACTGGTTCGAGCTAAAGGATAGGATTGAAGTCGAGGGATGGACCTCAAGCGTACTCAGGGACTTCGAGGACGTAACTAAGCCTATTCTATCTTACAGTCTACCGTTTGGTATTGGGGCATCGAAGCCACCATTTCAATCTTGGGAAGAAATCTGCTCCACAGAGTTGGCCGTATGGGAAGTAAAATTTCCTGATAGACACGGGGAGGCAATAGACATCCCCGATGAGGCTCTGGAATCCGTATTCAATATTGTTGAAGGGCACCTTCACAGAGCCGCTGGGTTGCTGAAAGATCTAAACATAAATTATTTTACCACGCCTACGTGCTACCCGAACCGGGAGGTAGATGGTCAAGAGCATGAACGCGACGCCACATTTCGGTGGTTCGTCGAACTGCTTATACGGATGATTAGACATCTCCCTACCAAAACACGTGCACACGCGATAATGTGGTCGACCGACGACAAATATTATTTCAGGAAGCTCAAACTATTCGCAATGAATCATGCTGATTTGTTTGAGGCTGACGAAGCCGCTGAGGTTGTATTAAACCTGAATCAGGAGCTGTTTTGGGATGACGGAGTTATCCGAGAGTTGATGTTTTTAATAAATGACCGGTGGGAGTCATACTCTGAAGCTAACAGGATTGCACTGGCAGACCGGATACTGAACGGACCAGACAAGAGAGAACAATGGTCGGAAGATGAATTTCTGAACTTCAAGCTTCAGATTGCATGCCGCTGTACAAAGTGGTTGACTCTCCAAGGTCGAGATCTTTCCAAAGACCAAACAGCGCGATTAGACGAAATGATTGCCAAATTGCCTGAATGGAATGACGGTTGGGCCTCAAGTTTTGTTACTCAACACTACGGCTATTCTGGAAGCGTCGTCGTGGATGAAGCCCCTGACACAATAATTGACTTGCCTGTAAAAGAGGTTTTGGAGCAGGCTAAAATATGCCAGCAGCGTGCCTTTCGCAGCTTTACAGAAAAGCGTCCCTTCAGCGGACTAGTCAAAGCTAATCCACGTAAAGCACTAGCATCACTGTCGTATGAAGCCAGAAAAGGTGAATATCCTCAGGAGTTTTGGTCTACTCTGATCCGAGAATGGCCAGAGAATACTAAGTCCCGGTTGTTCCGGTTTTTTTTAATTAGGTTATGTGGGCTACCAGATGAAAGCATTAAGGAGCTTCGGTACGCGATAGGGCAGTGGATTGAAAAGAGATTCTTGACGGCCTATCAGTTCGATAAAGACCTTGCTTGGAAAACATTTGACCATTTGGTGTCGGGATTGACAGCTGGTAAAGGGGGCGCCGGCGAAAGTGGAGATGGGGAAATACGTGGATTTGGCGAAATAGTTCGACGCTCTCGGCGTACTGTTGATTACGCATTTAACCGACCAATTGGAAACACTACAGAGGGGCTGCTCAATACATTGAACTCCCTGGGTTTGAGCGAAGGGCAAGGGATTCCAGAGGATTTCAAGACACGTTTAGAGTTGCTGATTGCTGCCCCTGGGGATCAATCAGACCACACTGTATCCTTACTTACCCAGCAGATTAACTGGCTTTATTACCTCGACCCCAAATGGGTTATGGGTCGGATCATGCCATGGTTCAACTTTGAGAATTCTGCATCAGAACCAGCGTGGAATGGTTATTTGTCGGCAGCGAAGATACCTCCGCTAGAAATTGGCATGGAGCTCAAGCCACTGTTGCTCGAGTTGTTCCCGACCATCTACCTATGGGACTGGGATCACGGCCTTGTCGAAATAGCAGCTCAGATTGTTGTAGAGCTTGCAGTCTTCCACAGTGACAAGCCGGATGGGTTAAACGTCAAGGAAGCCCGACACTGCCTTCGCTCTATGAATGACCAAAACCGGCAGGACTCAGTAACGCAGCTAGGGAAAATAGGTCAACGTGAGGAAAACGGTTGGTCTATTCATGTTATCCCATTTATCAATACAGTATGGCCGAGGGAGCGTGCATTCAGGACTTCAACTCTTGTCCGCTCGTGGGTCTCTCTACTATTACAGACTGGAGAGAGCTTTCCGACGGTACTTAATTCTGTTTTCCGATTTTTGGTTCCGGTAGAGGGAGTGAGGCATTGGCTTTATCGCTTCAGTAGAGGCGCAAGGGATGAACAGTCTTTGACTGTTATGTATCCAGAGGCTGTCTTGCAGTTAATTGATGCGGTCATCCCAAATAGTGCGGAGAATATTCCGTACGAATTGGCCCAGATACTCGAAATTTTAGAAGAAACTGATCCGAATCTTGTGCAGAGTCGCAGCTTCCTACGATTGATCAACCTAGTTGAGGGGTCGTAG